The Garra rufa chromosome 23, GarRuf1.0, whole genome shotgun sequence genome includes a region encoding these proteins:
- the tpte gene encoding putative tyrosine-protein phosphatase TPTE gives MTSVHFNPGLDSKEVNGNGVKEEAEVQIDDGKEETEDPDTMYYRVQKTIAPFVMSFGFRVFGLVLIFVDIILVIVDLSLPNKSRDDVGKALETVSLVISFFFLIDVLLRVYVEGFKVYFRSKLNINDACIVVITLVVTLIYTVSDFSGASLIPRVVTFLRVLRILILVRVFRLASQKVELEKATRRMVSENKRRYKKDGFDLDLTYVTERIIAMSFPSSGKQALYRNPIREVARFLDTKHLDHYKVFNLCSEKGYDSKFFHYRVERVMIDDHNVPSLEDMLRYTACVRDWMAADSRNVIAIHCKGGKGRTGTMVCTWLIDSDQFESAQESLDYFGERRTDKSMSSKFQGVETPSQSRYVGYYEIMKNQYNRQLPPQKSLKIKSIRIHSIAGVGKGNGSDLKVKIIVSRELVFQCVCAKQQNCAVFPDTGSNAVVISLQEGPVVTGDVKVMFESSAGLPKGYEDCPFYFWFNTSFIENNSLYLPREELDNPHKSKTWDIYKEDFGVTLYFTEP, from the exons ATGACATCTGTGCATTTCAACCCTGGGTTAGATTCCAAGGAAGTTAATGG TAACGGGGTAAAAGAGGAGGCAGAGGTGCAGATAGATGATGGAAAGGAAGAAACCGAGGACCCAGATACCATGTATTA TCGTGTCCAGAAAACTATAGCTCCTTTTGTGATGTCCTTCGGTTTTCG tgtttttggCCTGGTACTGATCTTTGTGGACATTATTCTGGTCATTGTGGACTTGTCGCTTCCCAACAAGAGTCGTGATGATGTTGGAAAAGCACTGGAGACCGTTTCCCTTGTCATCTCCTTCTTTTTCCTCATTGATGTGCTGCTCCGTGTATATGTGGAAGG ATTCAAGGTGTATTTCCGCTCAAAACTGAATATAAATGATGCTTGTATTGTGGTCATTACCCTGGTGGTCACCTTGATCTATACAGTCTCTGATTTCTCCGGAGCCAGCCTGATTCCCAG GGTGGTCACTTTTCTGAGAGTTCTGAGGATATTAATTCTGGTACGTGTCTTCAGACTGGCCTCTCAGAAAGTTGAGCTTGAAAAGGCCACCAGGAGAATG GTGTCCGAGAACAAAAGACGGTACAAAAAAGATGGATTTGATCTGGACCTCACTTATGTCACAG AAAGAATCATTGCCATGTCTTTTCCATCTTCTGGGAAGCAGGCGCTCTATAGAAACCCCATCAGA GAGGTCGCTAGATTCCTGGACACCAAACATCTGGATCATTACAAGGTGTTTAACCTCTGTA GTGAGAAGGGTTATGATTCAAAGTTCTTTCACTATAGAGTGGAGCGTGTTATGATAGATGACCATAACGTGCCGTCACTCGA AGATATGCTGCGGTACACAGCCTGTGTTAGGGATTGGATGGCGGCAGACTCCAGGAATGTAATCGCCATCCATTGCAAAGGAGGGAAAG GAAGGACTGGGACTATGGTGTGCACATGGCTCATCGACAGCGATCAGTTTGAGAGTGCACAG GAGAGTTTAGACTATTTTGGGGAGAGACGAACTGATAAAAGTATGAGTTCAAAGTTCCAGGGTGTTGAAACTCCCTCACAG AGTAGGTACGTCGGTTATTATGAGATTATGAAGAACCAATACAACCGTCAACTACCACCTCAGAAGAGCCTGAAAATAAAGAGCATTCGAATCCACTCCATCGCAG GTGTAGGGAAGGGTAATGGAAGTGACCTGAAGGTGAAGATCATAGTGAGTCGAGAGCTTGTCTTCCAGTGTGTTTGTGCCAAACAACAGAACTGTGCG GTGTTTCCTGACACTGGTAGCAATGCTGTGGTCATCAGTTTACAGGAAGGGCCTGTTGTGACTGGAGATGTGAAGGTCATGTTTGAGTCCAGTGCT GGTTTGCCAAAGGGCTATGAGGACTGTCCTTTCTATTTCTGGTTTAACACCTCTTTTATTGAGAACAATAG CCTGTATCTCCCGAGGGAGGAGCTGGACAATCCACACAAATCAAAGACCTGGGACATCTACAAGGAAGACTTTGGAGTGACGTTGTATTTCACAGAGCCTTGA
- the fgl1b gene encoding fibrinogen like 1B codes for MSQLVFILVFHALVFLQSSAEEECQTPEVILKLKEEIRKLNNKLLIGEWKVMHLRNHRRFKLVPNLELSLEDKTTSENSTEPLPTLPSTGGSLLVHDKDCSELYDRLKPASGFYRIKPKPSLEPFLVYCDMEDGGGWTVIQKRINGKVDFDRKWEDYKNGFGHFQLSKDEFWLGNDHIHALLSDGENVMKIELMDWKGKRSYATYDNFKVSDEKDKYRLHYGMYSGQAGDALSGGANMVEQWSASHNGMQFSTQDQDHDRYLQGNCAVENRGGWWYNRCHAANLNGRFYRGGDYKAKYDNGVVWSTWRGLWYSLRRTTMKVRPSIYMDNIGSGVGPIE; via the exons ATGTCACAGCTGGTGTTTATCTTGGTGTTTCATGCTCTCGTGTTTCTTCAGAGCTCA GCAGAGGAAGAATGCCAAACACCTGAAGTCATCTTGAAGCTGAAGGAAGAGATTCGTAAGCTGAATAATAAACTGCTGATCGGGGAATGGAAAGTTATGCATCTGCGTAATCACCGTCGCTTCAAGCTGGTTCCCAACCTGGAACTATCACTGGAAGACAAGACGACCTCTGAAAACAGCACTGAACCTTTACCTACCCTACCAAGTACTGGAGGCTCATTATTAGTTCACGACAAAG ATTGTTCTGAGTTATATGACAGACTAAAACCAGCGAGTGGATTCTACAGAATTAAACCCAAACCATCACTTGAACCATTCCTTGTGTACTGTGACATGGAAGATGGTGGGGGATGGACTGTGATTCAGAAACGGATCAATGGGAAAGTCGATTTTGACAG AAAGTGGGAAGACTATAAAAATGGATTTGGTCATTTTCAGTTAAGCAAAGATGAATTCTGGCTTGGGAATGATCATATTCATGCTCTGCTCAGTGATG GTGAAAATGTGATGAAAATTGAATTGATGGACTGGAAAGGAAAAAGATCCTACGCCACGTACGACAACTTCAAAGTGTCAGATGAAAAA GATAAATACAGGCTGCACTATGGGATGTACAGTGGTCAAGCAGGAGATGCCCTGTCTGGAGGGGccaacatggtggagcagtggtCAGCCTCTCATAACGGCATGCAATTCAGCACCCAGGACCAGGATCATGATCGCTACCTGCAAGGAAACTGTGCTGTTGAGAACAGAGGGGGATGGTGGTATAACAG ATGTCATGCTGCCAATCTTAATGGGAGATTTTACCGAGGTGGAGATTACAAAGCCAAGTATGATAATGGTGTGGTCTGGAGCACCTGGAGAGGCCTGTGGTACTCTCTCAGACGCACAACCATGAAGGTCCGGCCCAGCATCTACATGGACAACATAGGGAGTGGAGTAGGACCTATTGAGTAG
- the thsd1 gene encoding thrombospondin type-1 domain-containing protein 1, translated as MTQGFPTATPFVLLFLMGFAMAGIDLWPSMHIALSNASVFVDYSTESNFTDHRITVSLIDIDRNVTVLFRSLPSNQSEGSLEFNCSCFLYAGNFRFRLEQKHNLGVSNRSAIWWWSPVLHVHWPTFHLAVDRGSNNRSSNDFRIGVYTNDNFHPCSSSKASTVFLDVSYLERVQIGRNTFEKVQNRIRHNIKVVRSQHVEMPCASPLTEHGFIQISLKSPHIEQDIKSSDPLYLSSIFSYKLLVDNIYKSGCEGSVSVRRLAPPCTVTSGKVLLYKEESNDMAVPTQLAFNFLTQGENETEFNCSIFDPGRNKYCFHFTLVYSMAPSLAHTCVIVQRHTRMWGPWQPWSGCSVTCGEGVRERVRECLLPSSGGMQCTGMVREQSHCSLEDCTEELPPPPLTPPPAVNSPLTGNLVVVAGIFLCLAVILATIFITVWRKLCRAPKCSSMRRGSLHSPSGRKNSDEASICGHSLQRPSFSESLQTVPLQKGLTLPTKQGPSDRGVLARQQSMTLPLPLSQDPERMSPSGQKILPPIFGYRLAQQQLKEMKKKGLREATQVYHVSQSPVDDTMLEAMTSTPTGLTPVPQELDSPEESSSSHFRIRSAFTEPTWPPKNNTLSDRQKVDLLLSPPKSSFSANSQRLERTADWVEMVERSRAPYSKNPNFRRTSSFHENNQQQLPLSRPFRERSMTQVTPRQLPEGSCRSRPWEHTLPELEVWSCSSPRITNSSVDHRRRPWIDTPPSQSTSKDSVPVTPTKEPLVDRHHVARSPSSGLDRAERAEQNWSRRGPSPIQRNILARKLKEANSSTCQRQRSSTFSTSEQRRGRCRSLPLSADYSNSPYILTESEQHMMDISGYLGEDDGVEVLTIHKLT; from the exons ATGACACAGGGTTTCCCAACAGCGACCCCATTTGTGCTGCTCTTCCTGATGGGATTTG CAATGGCTGGTATTGATCTCTGGCCATCAATGCACATCGCCTTGAGCAATGCCAGTGTGTTTGTGGATTACAGCACTGAAAGCAACTTCACCGACCACAGGATAACAGTATCATTGATTGACATCGACAGGAATGTTACAGTACTCTTCAGGTCGCTTCCCTCCAACCAATCAGAAGGGTCACTGGAGTTCAACTGCTCTTGCTTCCTGTATGCAGGTAATTTCAGATTCAGACTGGAGCAGAAACACAACCTTGGCGTGTCTAACAGGAGCGCCATCTGGTGGTGGAGTCCAGTTCTGCATGTGCACTGGCCCACCTTTCACCTGGCTGTGGATCGTGGCAGCAACAACCGGAGCTCTAATGACTTTAGGATTGGAGTGTACACTAACGACAACTTCCATCCTTGTTCTAGCAGCAAAGCTTCAACTGTCTTCCTTGATGTCAGCTACCTGGAACGAGTCCAGATAGGGAGGAACACCTTTGAGAAGGTGCAGAACCGGATAAGACACAATATTAAAGTAGTTAGGTCACAACATGTGGAGATGCCATGTGCGTCCCCTCTGACAGAGCATGGCTTCATCCAGATTTCCCTAAAATCCCCTCACATCGAGCAAGACATCAAATCCTCTGATCCTCTTTACCTGTCCAGCATCTTCTCCTACAAGCTTCTTGTGGATAACATTTACAAAAGCGGCTGTGAGGGATCCGTGTCTGTCCGGCGTCTCGCTCCTCCCTGTACAGTTACAAGTGGAAAAGTTCTGCTTTATAAGGAAGAGAGTAATGACATGGCTGTTCCCACTCAACTAGCCTTCAATTTTCTCACACAAGGGGAGAATGAGACTGAGTTTAACTGCTCCATCTTTGACCCTGGAAGGAATAAGTACTGCTTCCATTTCACACTCGTCTACAGCATGGCTCCCAGTTTAGCACACACCTGTGTGATTGTGCAAAGACATACAA GAATGTGGGGACCTTGGCAGCCATGGAGTGGTTGTAGTGTGACGTGTGGGGAAGGGGTGAGAGAACGTGTTCGTGAATGTCTGCTGCCCTCTAGTGGTGGGATGCAATGCACTGGCATGGTTAGAGAGCAGTCACACTGTTCACTAGAAGATTGCACTG aGGAGCTTCCGCCTCCACCCCTCACCCCTCCGCCAGCTGTGAACTCGCCCCTAACTGGGAATCTAGTGGTAGTGGCTGGGATCTTCCTGTGCCTGGCTGTGATCCTGGCCACTATCTTTATCACAGTATGGCGAAAACTCTGCCGTGCACCAAAGTGCAGCTCCATGCGCCGTGGCTCTTTGCACTCTCCCAGTGGTCGGAAGAACTCTGATGAGGCTTCTATCTGTGGTCACAGCTTACAGAGACCCAGTTTCTCAGAAAGCCTCCAGACAGTTCCTCTACAGAAAGGACTTACCTTGCCTACAAAGCAGGGACCTTCAGACCGAGGTGTGTTGGCTCGTCAACAGAGCATGACCCTTCCTCTTCCACTATCTCAAGACCCAGAGAGGATGTCCCCTTCTGGCCAAAAGATCCTTCCACCTATTTTTGGCTACCGCTTGGCTCAACAGCAGCTCAAGGAGATGAAGAAGAAGGGTTTAAGAGAGGCCACTCAAGTCTACCATGTCTCCCAGAGTCCAGTCGATGACACCATGCTAGAGGCAATGACTTCAACCCCTACTGGTCTAACTCCGGTGCCCCAAGAGCTTGACAGCCCAGAGGAGTCAAGCAGCAGCCATTTCCGCATAAGGTCTGCCTTTACAGAACCCACGTGGCCTCCCAAAAACAACACTTTATCAGACAGACAAAAGGTGGACTTGTTGCTGAGTCCCCCGAAGTCTTCATTCAGTGCCAACTCACAACGTCTTGAGCGCACGGCAGACTGGGTGGAGATGGTAGAGCGCAGTAGAGCGCCATACTCCAAGAATCCCAACTTCAGGAGAACTTCAAGCTTCCACGAGAACAACCAACAGCAGCTGCCCCTGTCCCGACCCTTCAGAGAAAGAAGCATGACCCAAGTTACTCCTCGCCAGCTACCAGAGGGGAGCTGTAGAAGCAGACCCTGGGAGCATACACTTCCTGAACTTGAGGTCTGGTCTTGTTCCAGTCCTAGAATAACTAATAGCTCAGTGGACCACAGGAGAAGACCGTGGATTGACACTCCCCCATCTCAGTCAACCTCGAAAGATTCAGTTCCAGTAACACCAACAAAAGAACCCTTGGTGGATCGTCATCACGTGGCTCGAAGCCCATCTTCTGGACTAGACCGAGCTGAACGGGCAGAACAGAACTGGAGCAGAAGAGGCCCCTCTCCCATCCAGAGGAACATACTAGCCAGGAAGCTCAAAGAGGCTAATTCATCTACCTGCCAAAGGCAACGCAGTTCCACATTTTCTACCTCAGAGCAGCGCAGGGGGCGCTGTCGCAGCCTTCCTCTCTCTGCGGACTACAGCAACTCCCCATATATTCTCACAGAGTCAGAACAGCACATGATGGACATTTCTGGATACTTGGGTGAAGATGACGGAGTGGAGGTTCTGACTATTCATAAACTCACCTGA